The Microbaculum marinisediminis genome includes the window CCGTGTGCTGATGGAGGCGAAGCGCGCCGATCGGCTGTGCCAGGCGCTCGCAGACAAGATCCGCGCCCGTATCGACGACCCGTTCGATCTCGTCGTCTCTCCCGCCATGGGGGGCGTCGTGGTGGGCTATGAGATGGGCCGCCAGCTCGGCGTTCCGTCCATCTTCATGGAGCGTGTCGACGGACGTTTCACGCTGCGGCGCGGTTTCGATATCGCCCCCGGCGCCCGCGTCCTGATGGTCGAGGACGTGGTTACGACCGGCCTTTCCTCGCGCGAATGCATCGCCGCCATCGCGGCTGCGGGCGGAAATTGCGTCGCCGCCGCGTGCCTGGCCGACCGCTCCAACGGGACGGCGGACGTAGGCGTGCCGCTGGTCTCGCTGGTCGCGCTCGCGGTTCCCTCCTATGCGGAGGACGAAGTACCGCCAGAATTGGCTGCCATACCGGTTACAAAGCCCGGCAGCCGGTTTCTGAAATCGTAACGGCCTGGCTGTAATGTGGACATAACGAGCCCCCTGTATGAGCGACCCGTCGAGGGCGTTTAGATCGAGTCATGCTTTTCAAGCGTAGAGACAAGGCCCCACTACAGGAACGTGTCCGCGTCGCTCTCTGGCCTCGGCGCTCCTGGGGGCGCTCGCTCCGCTACATCGGAAAGCGCGTGCTGCGGCTGTCGGCATCGCCGCATGCGATCGCCGCCGGTTTTGCTGCCGGCGTCATGGTCTCGTTCACGCCTTTCGTCGGCCTGCATTTCGTCCTCGCCGCGATTCTTGCCTTCGTCACCGGCGGAAACATCCTCGCGTCGGCGCTCGGCACGGCACTCGGCAATCCGCTGACCTTTCCGTTCATCTGGGCGGCGTCTTATCGGATGGGGCTGCTGATCATGGGCGGCAACGGTGCCTCGCACCCGCCCATCGACATGAGCCTCGGGCTGTTCGCGCATTCCTGGGATACCTTGATGCCGGTGCTGACGACGATGCTTATCGGTGCCGTCCCTCTTGGTATTATCGCCTGGATCGTCTTTTATTTCCTCGTGCGCACCATCGTGCGGTCGTTCCAGGCCGCGCGACAACGTCGTTTCGAGGAACACGCCGCCCGCAAGGACGCGGTGGCGCCTACGTCACTGGGGAGTGAAGGCTGATGTCGGGTTTTGGATTGGGCCAGCTGCGGCTCGGCGTGAACATCGATCACGTGGCGACCATCCGCAATGCGCGCGGTGGACGGCACCCCGATCCGGTGCGCGCCGCACACATCGCCGTCGAGGCCGGTGCCGACGGCATCACCGCGCATCTGCGCGAGGATCGCCGCCATATCACCGACGAAGACATCGCGCGCCTGAGCGTCGAGATCGACCGTCCGCTCAATCTGGAGATGGCGGCGACCGACGAAATGCTGGAAATCGCGCTGCGCCACAAGCCGCATGCCGCCTGCATCGTCCCGGAAAAGCGGGAGGAGCGTACCACCGAAGGCGGGCTCGACGCAGCCGGTGGCCACAACCATTTGCAGCGTTTCGTTTCCGAGCTGTCCGGCATCGGTATTCGCGTGTCGCTGTTCATCGAGGCGGAGGAACGGCAGATGGATGCCGCCGCCTCGCTCGGCGCGCAGGTGGTTGAAATCCATACCGGCCGCTTCTGCGATCTGGCGCTGGCCGGTGACGGGCCTGGCCGCGAGCGCGAGCTGGACCGCATCCGCAACGCGGCCGCCTATGCCGCTTCGCTGGGCCTCGAAGTCCACGCCGGCCACGGCCTGACCTACGAGACGGTCGGCGGCGTCGCCGTGATCCCCGAGGTCGTCGAACTCAATATCGGCCACTTCCTGATCGGCGAAGCGATCTTTTCCGGCCTTGATTCCGCGGTCCGCCGCATGCGCTCGCTGATGGACGCCTCTCGCGTCCGCCAGGCGAGCCAGGGCTGACGGCTCGGCGATATCCGCGGTCATACGATGATACTGGGACTCGGCAACGATCTGATCGACATCCGCCGCATCGAGAAATCGATCGATCGGTGGGGCGACAAGTTCGTGCAGCGCATCTTCACCGACATCGAGCAGGAGAAGTCCGACCGCCGCAAGCTGCGGGCTGCCTCCTACGCCAAGCGGTTCGCCGCCAAGGAAGCCTGCTCGAAGGCGCTGGGCACGGGATTTCGCCGCGGCGTCTACTGGCGCGACATGGGCGTGGTGAACCTGCCGAGCGGACGCCCCACCATGCAGCTCACCGGCGGGGCGCGGCGTATCCTGGAGGAACTCACGCCGGACGGATGCGAGGCGCAGATCGACCTCACCATCACCGACGACTTCCCTCTGGCCCAGGCGATCGTGATCATCACGGCCGTGCCGGCGCGACCGAAGTAGGGCGCCGATCTTGCTGTCCCCGCCGCGTTTTCGCCATTTCACGGGCATTGATTGCGGCGCGAACATGAACCCGTTATACGGGGCAGGCCTCCGGCGCCGGCTCCCCGGAGATTCCATCGATGAGTGTCATGACCGATAAGAAGTCCAAGGACCAGGGCGGGTTCGGCGAAACCATCCGCGTTGTCATCCATGCCCTGATTCTGGCGTTGATCGTCCGGACGTTCCTGTTCCAGCCGTTCAATATCCCGTCCGGGTCGATGATGCCGACCCTTCTGATCGGCGACTATCTGTTCGTCTCGAAATACAGCTACGGCTATTCGCGATACTCGTTTCCCTTCGGGCCCGATCTGTTTTCCGGCCGCATCTGGGCAAGCCAGCCGGACCGCGGCGACGTCGTTGTGTTCAAGCTGCCCCGCGATACGAGCACCGACTACATCAAGCGCGTGATCGGCATGCCGGGCGACGAGATCCAGGTGCAGGACGGTATCCTGCACATCAACGGCGAGCCGGTGCCGCGCGAGAAGGTCGAGGACTACGTCTCCACCGACGCGAACGGCCGCGAGTCTCGGGTTGCCCGCTTTGTCGAGACGCTTCCCAACGGCGTCTCCTACCAGGTGCTTGAGCTCGGCGATAACGGCTTCGGCGACAACACGCCGGTCTACAAGGTTCCCGCCGGTCATTTCTTCATGATGGGCGACAATCGCGACAATTCCACCGACAGCCGCTTTCTGAGCCATGTCGGCTACGTCCCCTTCGAGAACTTCGTCGGCCGCGCCGAGGTCATCTATTTCTCGATCGACGAAAACACGTCCATCTGGGAGGTCTGGAAATGGCCGACCGACCTCAGATGGGACCGCCTTTTCGACGTCGTGCGCTGATGGCCGCTCCGACGCCGGCGGCGCTCGCGGATATCCTTCAGTACCGCTTCCAGGACAGCGACCTCCTGCTGCAGGCGCTGACCCACGCCAGCGCGGTGTCTGACGGAAGCCGCGCGACCTATCAGCGCCTCGAGTTTCTCGGCGACCGGGTCCTCGGGCTCGTGATCGCCGATATTCTGTACGAGATCTTTTCGGATGCCGACGAGGGCGAGCTGTCGCGGCGGCTCGCCGCCCTGGTGCGGCGCGAGACCTGCGCCGATGTTGCCCGCGAAATCGGGCTCGGCCGGCATATCTGGCTCGGCGACGGCGAGGCGCAGACCGGCGGCCGGCGCAAGGATGCCATCCTCGGCGACGTGTGCGAGGCGGTGATCGGCGCGATCTATCTCGATGGCGGCATGGAGGCGGTGCGCGAGTTCATTGCCCGCAATTGGGCCAGCCGGTTGCGTGAGGTCTCGCCGCGCCTGAAGGACGCCAAGACCTCTTTGCAGGAATGGGCGCATGCCCAGGGGCACGGTCAGCCGGTCTATCGACTGCTCGACCGGACGGGCCCGGATCATGCGCCGGTGTTCCGGATTTCCGTGAGCCTGTCGGGACTGGACCCGGCCGAGGCGACCGGCACCAGCAAACGCTTCGCCGAGCAGGCCGCCGCGGAGGCCGTGCTCGTTCGCGAAGGCGCCTGGAAGGCGGGAGCCGGCAATGACTGAGAATGAGGATTCGATGCAGGGCGACGACACGGGGACCGGTCCGCAGCGGTGCGGGTTCGTTGCGCTGATCGGGGCGCCGAACGCGGGCAAGTCGACCCTGCTCAACCGGCTCGTGGGCGCCAAGGTGTCGATCGTCACCCACAAGGTGCAGACGACGCGCACGCTGGTGCGCGGCATCGCCTTGCGCGAGAACACGCAGATCGTCTTCGTCGACACGCCGGGTATTTTCGCGCCCCGCCGCCGCCTCGACACGGCAATGGTCAAGACGGCCTGGTCGGGCGCCACGGACGCCGATCTCGTCGTTCTGCTCGCCGATGCGCGCAAGGGGTTCGACGAAGGCGCGGAAGCGATCGTCGCCAAGCTCGCCGAGGTGAAGCAGCCGAAGGTCCTGGCGCTGAACAAGATCGATACGATGCGCCGCGACAAGCTGCTCGAGGTCGTCGCCCGCTTCAACGAAGCCCTGCAGTTCGATGAGACCTTCCTGATCTCGGCACTGACCGGCGACGGCGTCGACGACCTGTTCGCCGCGATCGCCGAGCGGATGCCGGAGGGCCCCTGGCACTATCCGGAGGACCAGCTGTCCGACTTCCCGATGCGCCAGCTCGCCGCCGAGATCACCCGCGAGAAGCTCTATCTCCGCCTCCACAAGGAGCTGCCCTACGAATCGCACGTGGAAACGGAGGCGTGGGAGGAGCGGAAGGACGGCTCGGTGCGCATCGAGCAGGTGATCTACGTTTCCCGCGACAGCCAGAAGGCCATCGTGCTCGGCAAGGGCGGGCGTACCATCAAGGACATCGGCGCAGCGGCGCGCGAGGACCTCTCCGAGATCCTGGACGTTCCGGTGCATCTGTTCCTGTTCGTCAAGGTCCGGGAAGCCTGGGCCGACGACCCCGAGCGCTATCGCGAGCTCGGATTGGAGTTTCCCAGGGACTGACCCCGCGAAACCGGCGCGACTTCGGGTAGTATCCCGCCATGGAGTGGCGCGACGAGGGTATCATTCTCGGTCTGAGGCGGCACGGCGAGACGAGTGCCATCGTCGAGCTGTTCACGGTCGCGCACGGCCGTCATCTCGGCCTCGTCCGCGGGGGCCGCTCGCGCCGTCTCCAGGTGGTGCTGCAGCCCGGCAATTCGGTGCACGCGACGTGGCGGGCTCGCCTCGACGAGCACCTGGGGGCCTATACCGTCGAGCCCGATGTCTCCCGCGCCGCCGCGCTGATGGAAAGCCAGGCGGCGCTGTTCGGCTTCGCGACGCTGGCCGCACATCTCCGGCTCCTGCCCGAACGCGACCCCCATCCCGAGCTCTACAGGCGGTTTCTCGAGGCGCTGCCGATGCTGTCCGATTCCCGCGCCGCGGCGCGCGAGATCGTCCGGTTCGAACTGACCTTGCTCGCCGATCTGGGATTCGGTCTCGATCTGACCGAATGCGCCGCGACCGGCGCGCGACAGGAGCTGGTCTATGTCTCGCCGAAGTCGGGCAGGGCGGTCAGCCGGCAGGCCGGCGAGCCCTATGCCGACCGTATGCTGAAGCTGCCGGGCTTTCTGCGCCTCGACGAAGCCGATGCAAGCGCCGAGGACGTTTTGGAAGGCTTTGCCCTGACCAGCTATTTCCTGGCGCGTCACGTCTTCGAGCCGCGCCGCATCACCATGCCGCCCGAGCGCGAACGACTGATCGCTCGCCTTCGCGCATGACCAGGCACAAGCCGGTCGATTGCGATTCGCACGTAAGTCGCAGGTGTCGACTGACAATGACCGGAGCGCGACTCTGAAGAGAAAGGCCAGGTCCGGCATTGACGACGTCTACACGACGCCGGGAATCTGCTAGGCAGCGTGCTTCCGGATCGACCGAATTGGGCCATGTGACTTTTCCGCACCAGAACCGGGAACTTCCGGGCCCTCTCGGAATTTTCATTTCGCGAACACCGCGCGGCCATGATTGATGTGAAAAATACGAACTCGCGGGCAACGTTGTCCGTTCAGGGGAACAGCGTTCGAAACGGCCCGGAAACTTTTCGCGGTCATCATGGTAAAAAAATGGTGTGGAGTTGAGGCCGCAAATGTCTGATCTGACCCGTCGCAGTTTCCTTGTCGGCGCCGCCGCGCTTGGCCTTGCCGGCTGCCAGTCGAACCCGCCCCCCGCCCCGACGGCGGAACTGGCGCCCGCCAATCCGCACGGTTCCGACTTCGCGATGATGTACGGGCCGGTTCCCAACGAGCGGTTCCCCATTCCGGCGGTCGATCCCTATCACCTCGACCCGGCCTTCATGCGCAAGCTCGTGGCCTATCCGACCAGCGAGCTTCCCGGCACGATCGTCATCGATCCGTATGCCCACTATCTCTATTCCGTGCGCGAGGGCGGCATGGCGATGCGCTATGGCGTCGGCGTCGGCCGCGACGGCTTCGAATGGTCCGGTGACGCGACCATCGAGGCGAAGCGCGAGTGGCCGGACTGGTATCCGCCCAAGGAGATGATCGCGCGCCAGCCGGAGCTGGAGCCGACGCTGACCGACCTGCAGGGCGGCCGGGGCGTTGCCGGCGGCCCGAAGAACCCGCTCGGCGCGCGGGCCCTGTATCTCTATCAGGGCAAGAAGGACACGCTTTACCGCATCCACGGCACGTTCGAACCGTGGACGATCGGAAAGAGCGTTTCGTCCGGCTGCATCCGCATGGTCAACCAGGACGTCATCGACCTTTATAGCCGCACGCCGCTTGGCACGCGGGTCGTGGTGCTGGGGCAGGGGCCGATCGCCTGATCGGCTCAGGACCGATCCATAACCTCCATCGCGTGTCTCAGGCCCCGGTTCAGGCGCCGGGCGGCGAGGACGACGTTGAGCATCACCATCACGTCGTCGCGTGCGCCCTGCGTGCCCGACAGTTTCGGCGCCAGCAATTGCTCGATCCGGCGGGTCGGCTCGTCCAGGCGCGGAATTGCATCCGTTTGTCCGGAAACCAGGGATTTTTCGACGCGGTCGAAGTTCTCGGCAATCAGCCGAGCGATGTCCGTCAGCTGCTCGGCCAGGTCGTTGCCTGGCCCGCGGCTTGCCGCGGGTTCGCAGGCCTGAACGAGTGAATCGACGTGGCCGCGGAGCGCCGGCAGCACAGTAAGGGCGCCGCGGGCGAGCGCGCCGCTTCCGCCGATCAGCGCACTTTCGGCCCTCAGGGCTTCGGCCAGCCGTTGCAGATCGGCCTCCGAGCTGCGAATGGCATCGGCGCGCGCGTCGATGGCCGAGCTCCATTTTTCCTGAGCGACGGCCTGAAGCGACTCCTGGACGATCGTCTTCAGCGCGGCGACGTA containing:
- the pyrE gene encoding orotate phosphoribosyltransferase is translated as MNTDAVLDEFRAAGALLEGHFVLSSGRHSGAYLQCARVLMEAKRADRLCQALADKIRARIDDPFDLVVSPAMGGVVVGYEMGRQLGVPSIFMERVDGRFTLRRGFDIAPGARVLMVEDVVTTGLSSRECIAAIAAAGGNCVAAACLADRSNGTADVGVPLVSLVALAVPSYAEDEVPPELAAIPVTKPGSRFLKS
- a CDS encoding DUF2062 domain-containing protein gives rise to the protein MLFKRRDKAPLQERVRVALWPRRSWGRSLRYIGKRVLRLSASPHAIAAGFAAGVMVSFTPFVGLHFVLAAILAFVTGGNILASALGTALGNPLTFPFIWAASYRMGLLIMGGNGASHPPIDMSLGLFAHSWDTLMPVLTTMLIGAVPLGIIAWIVFYFLVRTIVRSFQAARQRRFEEHAARKDAVAPTSLGSEG
- a CDS encoding pyridoxine 5'-phosphate synthase — encoded protein: MSGFGLGQLRLGVNIDHVATIRNARGGRHPDPVRAAHIAVEAGADGITAHLREDRRHITDEDIARLSVEIDRPLNLEMAATDEMLEIALRHKPHAACIVPEKREERTTEGGLDAAGGHNHLQRFVSELSGIGIRVSLFIEAEERQMDAAASLGAQVVEIHTGRFCDLALAGDGPGRERELDRIRNAAAYAASLGLEVHAGHGLTYETVGGVAVIPEVVELNIGHFLIGEAIFSGLDSAVRRMRSLMDASRVRQASQG
- the acpS gene encoding holo-ACP synthase, producing the protein MILGLGNDLIDIRRIEKSIDRWGDKFVQRIFTDIEQEKSDRRKLRAASYAKRFAAKEACSKALGTGFRRGVYWRDMGVVNLPSGRPTMQLTGGARRILEELTPDGCEAQIDLTITDDFPLAQAIVIITAVPARPK
- the lepB gene encoding signal peptidase I, coding for MSVMTDKKSKDQGGFGETIRVVIHALILALIVRTFLFQPFNIPSGSMMPTLLIGDYLFVSKYSYGYSRYSFPFGPDLFSGRIWASQPDRGDVVVFKLPRDTSTDYIKRVIGMPGDEIQVQDGILHINGEPVPREKVEDYVSTDANGRESRVARFVETLPNGVSYQVLELGDNGFGDNTPVYKVPAGHFFMMGDNRDNSTDSRFLSHVGYVPFENFVGRAEVIYFSIDENTSIWEVWKWPTDLRWDRLFDVVR
- the rnc gene encoding ribonuclease III; translated protein: MAAPTPAALADILQYRFQDSDLLLQALTHASAVSDGSRATYQRLEFLGDRVLGLVIADILYEIFSDADEGELSRRLAALVRRETCADVAREIGLGRHIWLGDGEAQTGGRRKDAILGDVCEAVIGAIYLDGGMEAVREFIARNWASRLREVSPRLKDAKTSLQEWAHAQGHGQPVYRLLDRTGPDHAPVFRISVSLSGLDPAEATGTSKRFAEQAAAEAVLVREGAWKAGAGND
- the era gene encoding GTPase Era, with protein sequence MTENEDSMQGDDTGTGPQRCGFVALIGAPNAGKSTLLNRLVGAKVSIVTHKVQTTRTLVRGIALRENTQIVFVDTPGIFAPRRRLDTAMVKTAWSGATDADLVVLLADARKGFDEGAEAIVAKLAEVKQPKVLALNKIDTMRRDKLLEVVARFNEALQFDETFLISALTGDGVDDLFAAIAERMPEGPWHYPEDQLSDFPMRQLAAEITREKLYLRLHKELPYESHVETEAWEERKDGSVRIEQVIYVSRDSQKAIVLGKGGRTIKDIGAAAREDLSEILDVPVHLFLFVKVREAWADDPERYRELGLEFPRD
- the recO gene encoding DNA repair protein RecO, encoding MEWRDEGIILGLRRHGETSAIVELFTVAHGRHLGLVRGGRSRRLQVVLQPGNSVHATWRARLDEHLGAYTVEPDVSRAAALMESQAALFGFATLAAHLRLLPERDPHPELYRRFLEALPMLSDSRAAAREIVRFELTLLADLGFGLDLTECAATGARQELVYVSPKSGRAVSRQAGEPYADRMLKLPGFLRLDEADASAEDVLEGFALTSYFLARHVFEPRRITMPPERERLIARLRA
- a CDS encoding L,D-transpeptidase, which encodes MSDLTRRSFLVGAAALGLAGCQSNPPPAPTAELAPANPHGSDFAMMYGPVPNERFPIPAVDPYHLDPAFMRKLVAYPTSELPGTIVIDPYAHYLYSVREGGMAMRYGVGVGRDGFEWSGDATIEAKREWPDWYPPKEMIARQPELEPTLTDLQGGRGVAGGPKNPLGARALYLYQGKKDTLYRIHGTFEPWTIGKSVSSGCIRMVNQDVIDLYSRTPLGTRVVVLGQGPIA
- a CDS encoding FUSC family protein, which gives rise to MTGRGLLPSTRLAVQVAAAVLLSIVIVNVIALERPFWVILTAIVVMVGTVGETLTKSMDRVAGTLVGLVTGVVIYWAAARADLPGVVPLLISGPAIVFFRFASYRLMIIALTVLLVCLFRIGGTSDALLVARLVDTAIGAAISAIVSIAVLPIPTRGPATETVHTYVAALKTIVQESLQAVAQEKWSSAIDARADAIRSSEADLQRLAEALRAESALIGGSGALARGALTVLPALRGHVDSLVQACEPAASRGPGNDLAEQLTDIARLIAENFDRVEKSLVSGQTDAIPRLDEPTRRIEQLLAPKLSGTQGARDDVMVMLNVVLAARRLNRGLRHAMEVMDRS